From a region of the Rhipicephalus microplus isolate Deutch F79 chromosome X, USDA_Rmic, whole genome shotgun sequence genome:
- the LOC142775446 gene encoding uncharacterized protein LOC142775446 has product MRTLKAIADNLADCQPDVFAARLGFLESVNAAWLRQEDVALSHHEKDKVQAPENSTAQDICSADMLHADEEQQLLDNNQPSGSIEPLISSSETGSSTNQESTTSSFVSEIRLPYVKSRGRPNKRVLQNRFKRPREQDDGRPVPFRQLTEKSQTKLILSGLIDDSLCQRVVDGAYILLEDDLEVRPEVLPSALLDCRVSLPKLKKYFSPDAWALLSSSVAIKKEKELWSCGLCKQINDGQGRGVVDPPCPWLRTCLRDDDWHGRLDRARAAGRAPPIQAAV; this is encoded by the exons ATGCGGACGCTTAAGGCTATCGCAGACAATTTGGCTGACTGCCAGCCAGATGTCTTTGCAGCAAGGCTCGGTTTCTTAGAGTCTGTGAACGCAGCCTGGCTAAGGCAAGAAGATGTGGCACTGAGCCATCATGAAAAGGACAAGGTGCAAGCACCAGAAAATTCTACTGCACAAGATATTTGCTCGGCAGATATGTTGCATGCTGATGAAGAGCAGCAGCTGCTCGACAACAATCAGCCCAGTGGATCTATCGAGCCCTTGATCAGCAGCAGTGAGACTGGAAGCTCTACAAACCAAGAGAGCACCACATCCAGCTTTGTAAGCGAGATAAGACTTCCCTATGTCAAGAGCCGAGGCCGTCCAAATAAGCGGGTGCTGCAGAACAGGTTCAAGCGACCAAGAGAACAAGATGATGGCAGACCTGTGCCATTTAGGCAGCTAACTGAGAAGTCCCAAACAAAAT TGATATTGTCAGGCCTCATTGATGACAGCCTGTGCCAAAGGGTGGTGGATGGTGCGTACATCCTACTGGAGGATGACCTGGAAGTTCGTCCCGAAGTCCTCCCCAGTGCTCTGCTTGACTGCAGAGTATCCCTGCCAAAACTTAAAAAATACTTCAGTCCTGACGCATGGgctcttttaagttcctcgg TTGCTATAAAGAAGGAGAAGGAACTGTGGAGTTGTGGCCTGTGCAAGCAGATCAACGATGG CCAGGGCCGGGGGGTCGTTGACCCCCCCTGCCCCTGGCTACGCACCTGCTTGAGAGATGATGACtggcacggccgcctggatcgggcgcGCGCGGCGGGCCGCGCGcccccgatccaggcggccgtgtgA